DNA from Desulforamulus hydrothermalis Lam5 = DSM 18033:
AAACCAGAACTTCTAAAGCAGGAGGAGTCTGCAGATGAATAAACCTAAGTCGGAAGCCAACATTCAAAGCCAAATTCGTTCCTTTGTATCTATAGAAAAACTGGGCGTACTCTTCCGGGCCAACGTTGGCGAGGCATGGACTGGTGAGCGCATCGAAAAAAATGCTGACGGCAGTATTACTATTCATAATCCCCGGAGGTTTAAATCCGGCCTTCCTATGGGATTCTCCGATCTATTTGGTGTGGCCGAGATGGGAAGAGCAGTGTTTATTGAGGTTAAATCACCCACAGGTCGGCTCCGTCCGGATCAGGAAAACTTCCTCCGAGAGATGGCCAAGCGGGGAGCATTCGCTGGGGTAGCCAGGAGTCCGGAGGATGCGGAAAAAATATTCCGTGGGGCATTGGTGGGGTTAAAGTGATGGAAACGATGATAAAACTTGGAGATAACTGTATATTGCCATCCCAGGTAGATGGTAACGAATCTAACGGCTACACTAGCCCCAGTAATTTAAAAGAGTACACATTAAACCAGGAAGAACTGGCAGAGATTCATAAAAAGTATGGCCCTCCCGGTCAGAAGCTTAAGAAAGAGAATTTTTTTGTATCAGCGAAAAGAAGCGTCCCTTTGATTGGGGCTAGGTAATGGGTGGTGATATTGCAGTGATTGGTTTTACCGCTGGTATTTTTACCGGATTCATGTTTTGTTTGTTTGCTTTGTCGGTGTTTAATATGAAACGTAATGAAAACATGGAAAATGAGTATTATCAATGTCCTCATGGTTATGATGATTGGGATGATTGTCCAGATTGTTGTCATTGAGTAAGTTAGATCCACTTAACTAACTATCAAAGGAGGGAGGAAATTTTTGAATAAAATACAGGACTTCTTATCCTCCCTGTACGGATATTTTGATCCTGGAAGTGTCCTTTACCTGTGGACACTGCCGGATAAACAAACTCACCCGTTTACAGCCGGTACGTTGGCTGAAATGGCAACTGCAGCCGGTCGCCTAACTCCTAGCTATGATGTGTATTTTGGGGTAGGTGCCACCGTCCACTCTCTAGGCCAATATGAGCGACCGAAAAACGAAGATATCATGGCCATCCCTGGGCTGTGGGTGGATATTGATGTTTACCACCCTGTAGCACACAAGAGCAAGGCATTGCCGCCTGACATAAATGCGGCCATGGAGTTGCTGCCTAATGATTTGCCGCCATCCATCATAACCTGGAGTGGGTATGGCATCCATGCTTACTGGCTATTTCGTGAGCCCTGGGAGTTTAATGCTCCGGAGGAACGGGCGAGGGCCGCTAAATTACTGCAGTCCTTACAAGCGGTCGTTAAACAAAACGCAGCAGCCCGTGGCTGGAGAATAGATCCCACAGCAGACCTTGCCCGGGTGCTGCGGCTCCCCGGAACACTAAACAAGAAGATTCCGGACAGTCCCGTCCAGTGCCGGGTTATTGAGCGTTCAGAACTGCGATATAACCCGTCTGACATCGAAGATTTATTGCCACCGGTACCGGATAATCCCGTCCACCACCGGACAGAGAAGTTTGAGCGTCGGCCAACGGATGGACCGGCGGAGCTGATGCTTAGGAATTGCCGGTTTTTGCAGCACTGCCAGCTGAACGCCAAAGATATTACATATGCGGAATGGCTGGCAATGCTCACAAATGTAGCCCGGGCCAGTGACGGGATCCATGCCGCTCACCAGATTTCTGCCCTGGATCCGGAGCGCTACCGGCCGGAGGATACGGACAAAAAGCTGGCAGAGGCCCTGGCTATGAACCCTCAGACGTGTGAATATATTCGCACTGTCGTAGGCTTCCCGGGCTGTCCCCAAGGAGGATGTGGA
Protein-coding regions in this window:
- a CDS encoding VRR-NUC domain-containing protein; amino-acid sequence: MNKPKSEANIQSQIRSFVSIEKLGVLFRANVGEAWTGERIEKNADGSITIHNPRRFKSGLPMGFSDLFGVAEMGRAVFIEVKSPTGRLRPDQENFLREMAKRGAFAGVARSPEDAEKIFRGALVGLK